DNA sequence from the Gopherus evgoodei ecotype Sinaloan lineage chromosome 3, rGopEvg1_v1.p, whole genome shotgun sequence genome:
CTTAATGCCTATCATCACCACAATTGCTTTGCTTGCATATCCCTTTCCTCACCTCTCTGGTTTTTTTAGATTATACGCTCTTGGGGGCAAGGACTGCATCTTCCTCTGCATTTGGGATGTGCCTAGCTATTTTGGATGCTAGGAAAATATAAATTGTACATATTAGCAATTAGTATTAGTGAGCTCAAATGCCCAACCCCATACTTTTGTTTatttaggggcctgatccaatgcccactgaagtcaatgtgaagaCTCATTtgtttcaatgggctttggaccaggctctCAGGAGAAAGCTAAATTCTGATCTTCATCACACTAGCTAAAATTGAGAGTAAAtctactgacttcagcagagaccAGAATTTAGTCCACTCACCCATTGTACCTGTAGCAGAAGATAGGTTGTATGTAGGGAAAGGGAGTTTTACAGGTATAgtcttttagtttaaaaaaaacccttacaaacctttaaatacagtttttaaactagaatTACAATGTGTTCCTTTCCCCTTTGATTCCTTACCCAAGCACTCCTCCAGTCACAAACACTATTACAAGGTTTCCAATGTCCAGGGTGAAAGTAAATATGGTCATTCCAACAAATGAGAGAATGTAAACGATTAAAGTAGTCTGTCTGCAAACAAAACCCAAGAGAAAATACCCATTGTAAACCTGAGAAGACAATACATATTGTCAAACATGGAACAGTCATGTAAATACTATATATTCTCTTTGCTACAACTGAAatattagttttaaaaatctgcttcaGGTAATTCCAACTCAGATATATCATGCATTTCAGTGAGGCTCTGTCCATCCCCATTCTCCTCATTCCCTTAGTTATATGGCTGCTTTATTCAAGCCACAGTGGAGAGGAATGACTTGCTCAGACTCAGAGGACAAGCAGTTACACCAGAAGATGAAGTCAAGCCCTTTGTAGTTGCCTGTTCTATTGTATTCTCTGAGTGATACTACGGGATTACATGCTATACTACATCAAATCTCAAGCAGCCAAATTGAACACTATTTCCAATAAAAGTGAAGAGTCAGACAAAAAGAAACCTAATCTGATTAGAATGAATTATTCATTTTACAAATTGTATTACAGGCTGAGCAACTGAGGCACATGCTTGTTTTATTAGCCAATCATATGAAGCAGAGCAACCATCCTACTGCATTACCATTCACTAGGGTTATTAAAGTTATTGCATGTAATTTACATTAAAGAAACAGTCACTGAAATAAGAACTTCAATCTAAGACTGAGAGTTCCTGTTTTGAAAATCAACATCCCTTATTTCCCTTGTACATGTTTGCTAAATGCCACAGCATGTGCATACTACAGAGCCTGTAATAGTGTTCTGCTCCACGGACCTGGCCTGGATTAAAGGATGTGTTTATGCTTATTTAAAGATCCACTAGAGGgtgcaaacatttaaataaataaattaaactcCTAATTTACAATATGGCAATGTGGTGAAGCCAGCATGCTCCACCAAAGGAGGAACTTGATGGGTAAGAACTGGAGCAAGATAAAATGGAGAGTGGTGGAAGCCCAAGATGCCTTTCCTATTTTGCTAACATCATGCATGCATTCTACAGCCACAGGGACAGACAGAAACCCCTACAAATTCACATCACACCATAGTGGACTCAGCCCAACCTTGCCCCAACTTCATCCTGGCCAGAAACCAATGAGATTGAGTCTAAGACTCTTACCACAGTCTCAGCCATGGCACTCCCTCAAGGACAAAGAAAAATCATGgacatactgattttttttaatcatttcccttctcccttccacaaAGGGGCACTTGAATCTTTACATTTTCATAGAAGACTTTTTTCCCTTTAACACAATTGCACATCCACCTACCTCTGCCCGTCCCAACTCCACTCACTTACTTGTAAGTTTTGGTGTAATCCAGCCACAAACCACAAATAATGGAACCCACCATTCCTGCTACCACCAGTGTCAAGCCAATCCTCCCAGCATTCACTTCTTCTCCCTTTCAACAAatatttatatggtttttattaATAACTCACTTCCACTCAAGGCGTCAGACTCTCGGGCCTCATGACGGTTATAAGCACAAACACTAGTACTTATCATCTCCATAACTGTATGGAGCATGCAATTTTAAAGGGACTACAAATGAGACTCTGAATCCTTGATCACACAAAAATGCCTACAAAACATCTGGGACACTAACTCTACAGATATACAAATGAAAAAGCAAAGGCTTCAAGAGAAACTTACCAGATACTGTGTTACTATCATTTGGTTCAATAATGTGGAGACAGAATAAAATGCCCCAGTCATCATACCTGCAATAGCAAAACAACATGATGTACCCTCCATATCATTAACCATATCCTAAGTGTCAATAATAATCAAACGTTTACATTGAAAGAAGCAATGTTCCCCACCAGGAAATTCATTAAGTCACCAGCAAGATGTCTACttattgcacttttttttttttttaagggtttcTCTGTATCCTAAAgcgcccccaccctccccctaTAATCTGTGCCCAGACTCTCAGGGCTAGCATTCAAGCCACCATCTGTCTGGATGAGGAGAATTAGAACGACAACTTTAGGGGTCTATGTTAGCTATTCCTTAAAAGGAggcatgtaaattaaaaaaaaagacatacgTGTCTGAATGTATTTTACTTATGCTTAAAAATGATAATTAAGATAACAATAACTTAAAGATATTACAGAAGATATATTTATGTTTTCCTCAGTGGGTTTGCTTTGTGCATTTAAAAGCATTTTGTACACCATCAGCTTCATTGTTCCCACAGTTTGTTTCCCTAGGTCTTCCacacagagaaaaacaaagcaacaagCCAGGGGCAGGCACCTTTGACACgtggctcgccagagtaagcaccctggcgggtcgggctggtttatttacctgctgtgtccacaggttccgCCGATTGTgactcccagtggccgcagttcgctgctccaggccaatggaggctgcgagatgcggtgcgggctgagggatgtgctggccaccacttccagcagcccccattggccaggagcggcaaaccatagccagtgggagccacgatcggccgaacctgtggacgcggcaggtaggTAAACTGGCcaagcccgccagggtgcttaccctagtgagccatgtgccaaaagGCTGCCGACCCTGCAATAAGCAATAAACCTACTTTCCTCAGCAAGTCTTGCTCTCCCAGACTGCATCTACACTGTAAGTGACATTTGTCCTCCCAGAACTACTCTCTCAATCATTTAGCAGCTATAAAGACTATGATGTCAAGGCTTCACATCAATTAAGCTTCAGTCATTCCAGGCCCAATTTGAATGCCAGAAGTGCTAGTACAATTAGTGTAAGTAGTCCTTCTACTATAGCGGGTGAAGGATGTCAGGAGTAGAGCTAATGACAGCCATTCATCTACCTGCTCCATCCAAAAGTACCATGATGCACTGAATTCTGCTCACAGTTTTTGAGAAGACCACAGGCCACCCACAGTTTTTGGTCTCAAGTTGCTAAATGAGTGATGGCATTGCAAAGATCAGATGGACTCTAGGAACATATCTAGCCTTTATTATCAGCTTAAAGACAGAAGGCAACGCTCACCATAACTGATCAGCAAAAGCACAAAAGGAATATTTCTGAACAGGTTAATTATTGATTGTTTATAAGAGTAATCTTCAGGAGGAACGTCCTGGAGAACTGCTTGAGCCTGGCTTGGAGGATATTTAGGCTTTTCATCAAACACTAGAACAAACACAAAAGAACAAAATTAATAGAATTTTTCACCCTACTAATCTTTACCAGTTTGCCTTGAGTAATGGCTTGGGATTTTACGTGAATACAAAATTTTTCGGTTTAAGGAACATTGTAAAGCAGGTTTTTATGAAAGCGTAAACAAACATCTTCCATTCTAACTTTATCCTCCAATGAGAGCTAGCCAGTCTGAACATGCCCCCTCCATTCACTCTTCCATTCACTCTGGTTGGAGCGCTACTGACAAACATACTCTAGAAACATTTTTCATCTGTCCCATGCTAATTTAGTCATGCTGTGGCATAAAGTAATTGGCACAAATTAATTGGCACACTATTCAGAGCACtatgtctctctcttttcaaCATGACTGAACAGCTTACCCACACCAGGGTCAACATATTCCACTCTACTTGGACCTGGCCCAGTTTGTAGTTGAAGTCCCACAAGTAAACAAGCCAGTGCGTCAGCACGTCCCTAAATACACCTTGAGATAACTTCAGTTCAGAAAGAAGATGCAACCGTTCAAATCCTGAAACCGAAGCATTAATATTGGTAAGCCTCCACcatcatttctttttaaagagctTATTTTCCTCCTGGTTGAGAGTAAAGGACCAAGATTAAGGGCTTGTGTACACGAATAATTAGCCTGCAGTAGCTGGGGTTTGAATCTACCCCACAATAGCCTGCTGTGAACTAAATGCCCACGTGGACCCTGCTCTGCACATAAACAATTCGTTAGCACTCTTTGATCTAGTCCTCTCTGAGATGGGACTAGATCAAAACACATTAATGAACTGGTACAGtgtgtcagcagggtccacatgcaCAGTTAATCCACAGCAAGGTAGGTTAGGATATTTACACCCCTGCCTCCTGCGAACTAAATGTTCATGTAAATAAGCCCTAAGAGTTCTTTATCTGGATATACTTCAAGGGAGACCATTTTGTTTCACTGGAAACTTGTCAAGTTAGAGTAACTCAGTTCTTTTCTTTCTGATTGGCCCCACAGATAACTGAAGAATAAAACTTGAGAAAATTCTGATTTGTGTCATTGCCCCTTACATTAAAACTgtgattttcaaccttttctcatttgCGGACCCCAAAAAAGTTTTGAATGGagatgtggacccctttggaaatcttaggcatagtctgcggacccccaggtccacagaccacaggttgaaaaccactgttataTAGTAACAACAGTCTTTTGCAGACTGCTTAAATAACCACTGCATTAGAGGACTGGCAAAAAAGGGAACAGTGTTAAACTGCTGATTGCTCCGTCTCATGCTCTATCTTGTCCTTGTACTAAAGAGGAAGTCAGCTGACCCTCCTTGAAAGCGTCTTTGAATCCTAGTTAGATGGGAGATATTCTTTTTGGCTAACATTGCTAACACAATCTATGACAACCTATATTAAGGCCTAAACATACgataatctattaaaatcatttaaatatatatatttttcatcaGTACATTTGCCGCCTATGTTTTAGAGTCAACCCATTCAACtgatggaagtcactggctaagtaCCTGGAACCAgcgtttgttgaagtgctaaaccagcttttgactgcagtagcttcttctgcagatgcagagagaatattttcttcatttcagttcattccactagttcagttcaatgactagtcaATTCAAAAGATAAGCAACTGACtgggagctgaaaaagcaggaaagcttgttttcctcttccaatgaCTGAATAAAAACAAGATGTCAGAAATCGACTAGCCCtgaaatcttgaaggacatgcaGACAAGAAACAATTACTTCAAATCACTCTCTACAGACAGTACTTTCTTTGATTAATAAATCAGTttgaatgcaaaacatgttttgattaacttatttgtttttgtatgtatccagaatatttaaagtagtttaataaaagcaattttaaaatgctgttcttGTGTATTTAACTgaatttcaatttccattcaaattcaATTTGCCATAAATCacaagttaaaaacaaataaaaaaaatcatctaacAAACAAGGAATGTGTCATTCTTCATTTTCTaattcaataaaaatataaaaatgaagacaATCTGAATGTATGTTAAAGTATAAAACTGCTAAAATAAATGTGACTAGATATAGTTTAGTAAAAAGTAGCACCAAAAACTTAGTGTATTGGCTATATTTAATAGCAAATCAACATATTTCAATtgttaccaaccaatgagaatcagctattatttaggaaaataactaaaaagtacaaaagcaaaacaagattagaagtgattatttaaatcaaggttttctgcttgctgatttaTATCATGATTAAAACCAATCCACTTTGGAATGACACGGGATCACATTAATCAGATCACCTAGCCCTTAAGTATTTAGATGTTCTGCTGACAGTGGCAAAATGAGGGTCAGTCTAGCTCCCTTATCTAGTTATAAGGCTGAAAGTGCATTGCTATGCTAACTCCATTATATCTCAGTATTACAACATTTGTGACATAAAGGTCAGaagatggaaagaaaaaaaaaatcacaactttgTACAGACGACCTGCCAAGGACCTCTATACTGTTTATGTACCATTTTAAAAGGCTTAAATAGTACAGAGTCTTCATGCAGACCCTCTACAGAAGGGTGAATTTCCCAATCCTTAAAGATTCTACAACACAAGAGAATAGGGCAAGAACAGAGTTTCAATGGTACCTGAATTTACATGCTTTGGTATGAGTTTGTAtgagacccttaacagtctgtaGTATAACTTCTTTTATTTACAGTATTAAAAGTTGGATTTCTGTAAATATACCATTGGCTCCGGAGTTTCTTTAGGGATCTTTTGGATACAAACAGGCCAATGAACTCATTAAAATCTTTCTGACCTTTGTGCATATCTCTAAAGACATAGTCATACCGTACTAGCTCAATATCCTGCGGATATAAAAACAGTGTCAATAATTGTCCAAGTGCCATTCAGCTATATTTGACAATTTAGCATTTCTCCTTTTTCACTGTAGGTGGAACCACTAAAACAAAGCACATAAAGACATATGAAATATCTGGTGTAGGACGAAATCAAAAGTTATACATGAGAAACATGGACATATTTGTCCATGTGAAATAAAGCAAAGGGAGTATATCAACTATGAAAGCCTGCAACTCTTTCATTAATCATAGATGTAAATCTGCTGCGCACTAGCATGCTACACACAGCCTGCATCCTGTGGATGCTGCTGTTGTGCGCTGGTTTTTAGCAACCAGCGGAATAAAGAACACTATCCCCAGGGTTCAAAAGGAGTACTCTAACTCTGGCAGCATTAAGCAGAGATCCTGTTTCTGAACACTTCTTTGAACCGACATCAGTCATTTAGGGAATCTCCTGATGTTGGGATGGCTGAAGTTTTTACAGTTGTCAACCGAAGGAATGGCAGAAAATCGAGAGACTTCAGTTACAACAAGAAGTCCAAAAATAGACTAAGAGGGAGCAGGGCATGAAGACGTTATCTGCTGCCAACACAGATAACCTTGTCCATATCTGGTAGTAATACTGGAGGGTTTTATGGATTGTAGTATAAAATGCAACTTTGCTGGACACGCTAGATCAGAAGCTGATGTCTCGTAATCCAAGCTGCAAGATGAAGAGACTTTGGCCTGAGGATGCAGAACAAGGCTGTCTTCTTGGGCTAGGCATTCTGAAGATACCGAAGACAACCATGACAGATCCAGAAGATGCACATAGCTATACTACTTGGCCCAAACAGGAGGGATCAGAATGACACAGGGCTTGTCCTGTCTGATCACCAATGTACATACAAATCCACAGAATAGGAGAATTCTGCCCCAGTCCCAACAAGAACACATCTCTAAATGCGTTTCCATCGATCTCTGATCTGAAGCAAAACTGAGGGAGCTTTGCATTGCTACGCCTGCAGCTAGCCACAGAAAAGGAAGATACTGAAGCAACTGGGGCCAAGCTCTTACAATCTCACCTGTGAACATTCAGTGCCTTGAGGGTATGCTTGTGCAATCCCAACACCCACTGCTTTTTGAGCAAGTTCCCAAAGCTCAGCAACATCTTAGGGCACATCCCACAAGAGGTAACATGCAGAAACCACCTCAAGTATCAGTGTACAATTTATAGAAGCTTATTCTCAATTTTTTTGCTCCAATGGCATTTCAACTGGTTTAAAGTTAAAACAGGAAACTGAGGCTAAATCTACTCTTAAAACATCTGCCAGTGTAGAAACGTCAATTAGggttgtgatttttctttttaaataacgttttataccagcaaaagctctagcttagatgcagttatactggcaaaaaaaaaaaaaagtacttttgcAGGTACAGCCCATATAATTTAGGGAAATGGTATTCGCTATCCTGACAAAAGCACTTTTGGGTATAAGCTGCATCTATACTAGGAGAGTTTGCCAATACAGCTATTCCTGCAAACCTTTTTTAGTGCAGACTAGCCTAAATCTATTTAGGTCTTTTTCTACAGCTCAGGGCCAACACACAACAACATGGCATAGTATGGTTAAACGCAGGCAAACACTATTTTAGCCAAAATAAAACTTACAAATTAATTCAACCTATCTAGACACTTATGCAGCCCTTACCGTTATAGTAAGCAGCACCTCCCAAGAACAAAAACCAAGCAAATTTAATTCACCACTTGCTAAGAGTATCTCGACAGAAAGCAGATGTTTGGTGTGAGACACTGATAAGTTTATTCCAAGGAAAGCTAAGTCAGAGAGGTAGGGTTTGCAATTTGGTCTAAAAGATGAAGTTCATGGAATTTAGAGTCACTATTAGATTCCTCTGCTCACAGTCACTATATGAAATGTTTCACTTACCAACTCCTGTTAATAAGAATAAAAGTGTGGATACTGCTGCTGTTCCATAGAACATGATGCTGATATTATGCCCCATTAGATCAGTATCATCAACTGTGTTTGGAACCAGAACTGGTGGTAACAAGAAGCCAATTGCCGTGCCAAGCtgtaaaaagacaaacaaaaaacaattacaTTTTCCTGTGAACAAAAGCAATCAAAAGAACAAAGACAAAAAGTCCTACACTGTGCAATACAGAGCTTATATTCTAGCACAGAAAGTGATTAATAAGAATTACACAGGAAAAAAGTGTTCCTGCATTGTACTGAAGGGCAGTAGTTATTCATCTGTCAATCTGACTGACAACCCACAGCCAATATTTCCATAAACCAGTTTTCCTCCTCTTCATTGCAATGCTACAGTCGGAATGTTACAcagacaaaaaataataataataataataataattatggaAGTCCTTCTTTACGGAGGAAATTTCATACGAGAACACTGCTTTATGCACACACGTTTACTTGGCCTGTCATTCTGTGACTGACCGTACAGTACATCTAGATAAGACATACATTTCTCTTACAGACCAGTCTTCCCTCATTCTTGATCATAATCCTGCATTTGACTTCACGGCCTGATGTTATAAAAGGGAAGTTCAGCATTATATTTTCACTGCAGGATTAatcaggaagagaagggaagcaGGGATAGGAATGCCTTTGTAGAAACACATTTTCAGTTACTATTAAGCCTGATAAGAAGTGCCATAAAATACAAAAGTAGCAGGTTTATGTTTTGGGCCAGTTTCAATTCAGCCTCTAATTCAAGAAAAATAGAAGGCTGTGACTTAAAATTTGGCTCCTGAtatgtaaaacattttaaaatttttgcaggCGTAAGCATAGCACAGTTTCTTTAAATTTCTCTTAGTTTATTTTTGCTATAGTAATGAGACaaaaccatttttctttttcagtaaaaAGTGAAACACTCTCCATCACGCTAGAAACCCCAGTGACTATTTCAAGTAGTTTAATTTCTATAATTATGTCCGAAAAactttgtaaaaaagaaaaatgctaagGATTCAGAGTCAAGCACTCAAGTtaagaaatgtcagaattaaggttcctTGTACAATCTTAATTACAGCCCCCATGTtcatatacattatgatacagtctttaattatatgctcATATGTTACTTTTTCCACAAGACCTGCcttgaatacagaattattaatttcttcgTGGACCTTTTTAATATTGTTCTTACTGTAGTACCCTaggaccaggtctacactacaaacttttatCCCCAGAATTTATATCAGTGTACAGCTGCCAGAATTAGTATGTTGCTCATGCACATGCATACTCGACTACTTATGTCAACACAGCACGTACTCACAAGGAGTGCTTATGGTGAGGCAAAACTGGTGCACCAAAGGGGGGTATCCCACTGTGCCCTGCACTGCCATCTGGTGCAATGCCTTTTGGGAATTTTTTGCCATGTGCTATGGGATAGAATGACTCACCCAGAGAACTCTGGGAGCTAGAGATCAAGTTCCCAATATGCAACATTCTTCATCTTATGGTACCATGCGTATCCCATAATTTTAGCACCGTATTTTAAAACCTCACCAACCCACACAGCACTTTTTGCTGTCCACTATCTCTGACAGAAGCCTGGAGCCCACAGAGCTCTACACTATTCTCATGAATGTTGCCAATACAGGACACTTGAACCTCTTGTACATGGAGACCTAGAGGAAGTACCACAACATGATGATTTCCCCAAGGACAGTCTGCTGAGGGACATAACGCAAAACAATTTAAGGTTGTTGGTGCCGTTCAccaagcagctgcagatggtggagcacTGCTTCTGGGCTTGAGAAATGAGCACTAACCAGTGGAATCACATAATTCAGATTTTAGACGAGCAATGGCTCTGAAACTTTCAGACGCAAACAGctccattcctggatctgtgcgcTAAGCTCACCACAACTGTCCAGCATAGGGACTCCAGAATGATAGCTGCATTGACAGTGACGAAAGCAGCGATCGCACTCAGGAAACTGGTAATGGAAATAATTTTGGAAAAACCACAGTGGGAGCCATTATCATGCAAGTGCGTAGGACGTTAATCTcctcctgctatgcaggactgtgactcagTCAGGCATAGATGCTCGTCTCCCTGCACCACTACTCCCATTCAGCTCCTGCCTCAATGTTGTCACCCCTTAGCTCCTGTGCCTACACCCCAGTCTGCCCCCCAACCTTTCTGAACCCCCATCTGTGTGATTCCCCCAGCAGCTCTGTGTGCCCTGCACTAtgtcattccctcccccccctcacaTATCCCATGCTTCACCTGGCCCCATGGGCAGAGTGCTGTAATGAAGGCCGTCTTTGGCccctctctctccacagctgACTGATCCCATCCTTGCGCCAGCTGCTCTCTCTTCTGGTGCCACATCAGATGGGTGGATGAAAGATGTAATTGCAGAATGACCCCCTCACGGCTTCCCTTCACCTCTCCATCAGAATCAATTATTCTGCCTGCGACGAGGAATCTGCAGGGAGCATTAATTCTGCACTTGCACAGAACCTCCCCCCCAGGAGTAAGCTTTGGCTGCTGCTAGGAAATGTGTGGTGCTTGCTATCCACTTACAGTGTCATGCGTTTTGAATACCGATAGGCATTCTTCAATGTGTGCTGAGAACTACTAAAGATGATAATAAATTTCTATTTTTGGAGAATAAAATTAAGTGTCAAAAACAGTGCAGAAAAACAATGTGAAAAAATACAAGCAATGCAATACAATCTTGAAAACATAAACTAACAGAATGAAACTTTGCCGCCTTTCCAATTACAAACACAAATTACAAATTACAATTTCTGTTGCTTTCAGTTCACAAAAACACAGTTCGTTGTGACTTCACAAACACTAACCCCTGAGAACCATGATTAGTGTATGTGAAACTGCAGTTTTCCTTGCTATCCCCTGGCATGCAGTGGTACGGATAGGATGCAGCATGAGATGCCATGTGATATGCTGGGGGATATAGGGAGCGGTTAACCATGGAGTTCTCTAAGACTGCAAAGGGTGGGGAGTCTGAGATTTGTAGACTTCCAGGTCAACCAGGGTCTGCAGCATTTAGATTTGCTACCTGAGGAGACCCATTGTGTCCCTGTGcatcttcctctccttttcctgttgAGATTTCTTCCTGTCTACTCGCTCCTTCTCTGTGCCATCTGCCACACTGGCCCCCTCTCTTCACAGTCCAATGCAGCACTGGTTTATAAGATCTCACTGAACAGGTCTTCCACcagtcttcttcctcctccctatCTGGGTGAGACATTCTATGGGCCTGGGGGGGCACCACTAAAGGCTATAATAGCAGAAGCTACATATAAAACAGACAGATGTAACACTGGCTACACAGTCATAACAAAAAGACAAGTTTCAAAACTTCCTTCCCTCATTCTGAGAAAAACCCTTAATAAGGAATGCTTACTGACACTTCAGCTTTGGAGTGTCTCTGCACAGCACCGCTCTCCAGCCCCAGCTATGGTGAATatgtccaggaggaggggggaaattcAGCTGTATGAAATAATAAATTTTTGGTCCCTATTCCATGGGTGTGAGtatagggcaatggcactgaatattGGCATTATTTTCCACAAGCAGTAGTGGATTTGCTGATATTCACTCTTGAGAATGacaaaggcacagaaagcatAGTTGCTACTGGTGTCCTGAAGTTGCCCAGGCCCGTATGTCACTAGTCagtttactgcaatggtgccagACAAACTAATTGCAGAGTGGCAGGGAAATATAGCCTACTGCAGAGACAAAAACAA
Encoded proteins:
- the FLVCR1 gene encoding feline leukemia virus subgroup C receptor-related protein 1 isoform X1; protein product: MWHQKREQLAQGWDQSAVEREGPKTAFITALCPWGQLGTAIGFLLPPVLVPNTVDDTDLMGHNISIMFYGTAAVSTLLFLLTGVVFDEKPKYPPSQAQAVLQDVPPEDYSYKQSIINLFRNIPFVLLLISYGMMTGAFYSVSTLLNQMIVTQYLGEEVNAGRIGLTLVVAGMVGSIICGLWLDYTKTYKQTTLIVYILSFVGMTIFTFTLDIGNLVIVFVTGGVLGFFMTGYLPLGFEFAAEITYPESEGTSSGLLNASAQIFGILFTLVQGKLITDYDPRAGNLFLCAWMFVGIILTALIKSDLRRHTVNSGILNTDIKAVPVDSPTEHEKNNTMLKSQSESAV
- the FLVCR1 gene encoding feline leukemia virus subgroup C receptor-related protein 1 isoform X2, translating into MGHNISIMFYGTAAVSTLLFLLTGVVFDEKPKYPPSQAQAVLQDVPPEDYSYKQSIINLFRNIPFVLLLISYGMMTGAFYSVSTLLNQMIVTQYLGEEVNAGRIGLTLVVAGMVGSIICGLWLDYTKTYKQTTLIVYILSFVGMTIFTFTLDIGNLVIVFVTGGVLGFFMTGYLPLGFEFAAEITYPESEGTSSGLLNASAQIFGILFTLVQGKLITDYDPRAGNLFLCAWMFVGIILTALIKSDLRRHTVNSGILNTDIKAVPVDSPTEHEKNNTMLKSQSESAV